The nucleotide sequence GCACTACCAGGGCTACGGAATTGCCACCTACATGTACCAAAAGCTCATGCGCCTGGCCAAAGAACGCGGCCTGCAGGGATTTACCGCAGACGTGATGCCGGCCAACAAATCCATGATGCGGGTGTTTGAAAAAGGCGATGCAGAGGTGAAAGCCGCCCTGGAATCCGGCATATACCGTCTGACCATCCGGTTTCACGAATAATTTTTTCCCTTAATTGGCAATGGCGGCCGGCAGCATGCAAAACCCCCTTGTTTCAGTGATCATACCGGTTTACAACCGACAGGACTTTATCGCCGATGCCGTGGACTCGGTGCTGGCACAAAAGTATGCGCCCTTTGAGCTCATTGTGGTTGATGACGGCTCAACTGATGACACGGCCCGGATTCTTTCGGCCTATAAAGAGCGCATTTGTGTCATCCACCAGGAAAACGCCGGGGTGAGTGCCGCGCGAAACCGGGGTGTGCGGGCGGCCGCAGCCGAATGGATCGCGTTTCTGGACTCGGATGACTACTGGCTTTCCGGAAAACTGACCCGGCAGATGGCCTGGTTTGCCGCAAACCCGCAGATGCGCATCTGTCAGACAGAAGAATACTGGATCCGCAAAAAAAAACGCGTGAACCCGGGCCGGCGTCATCAAAAGCAGCAAGGCCATATTTTCAAGCCATGCCTTTGGCTCTGCCTGATCAGCCCCTCTGCGGTCATGCTGCACCGATCCCTGTTTGAGCAGCACGGGGGATTTAACGAGGCCCTGCCCGCATGCGAGGACTATGATCTGTGGCTCAAAATCACCTGCACCGAACCCGTGGGTCTGATTTCCACGCCCTTGATCGTCAAGCAGGGCGGCCACGCCGATCAACTGTCGGCCCGGCCCGGGCTGGACCGCTACCGGATTGCCGCCATCTGCCATGTCATGGCCTCAGGCCGGCTCAGCCCCGGGCAGTACCGGGCCGCGGCAGCCGCGCTTGCCGAAAAATGCCGGATTTATGCCCAGGGATGCGAAAAACGGGGAAAACGCAAACAAGCCGCCTGGTACCGGAACCTGATCCAGGACCCGTCTGCGGGGGTCAGTTCCTAGGTCATTCTCCTGATTTCCTGATACATCTGCTTTAGCCGCTTTTCTGAGACCGGGACTGCGGTTTTTAATTCCTGGGCAAACAAAGATACCGCAAATTCCTGGATCATCCAGAAAAAGGATTCCACCTGTTGGCGTTTTTCCGCGGAGGCCGACTCATCCAAAGACCGGATCAG is from Desulfosalsimonas propionicica and encodes:
- a CDS encoding glycosyltransferase family 2 protein, with the protein product MQNPLVSVIIPVYNRQDFIADAVDSVLAQKYAPFELIVVDDGSTDDTARILSAYKERICVIHQENAGVSAARNRGVRAAAAEWIAFLDSDDYWLSGKLTRQMAWFAANPQMRICQTEEYWIRKKKRVNPGRRHQKQQGHIFKPCLWLCLISPSAVMLHRSLFEQHGGFNEALPACEDYDLWLKITCTEPVGLISTPLIVKQGGHADQLSARPGLDRYRIAAICHVMASGRLSPGQYRAAAAALAEKCRIYAQGCEKRGKRKQAAWYRNLIQDPSAGVSS